A genomic window from Caldicellulosiruptor kronotskyensis 2002 includes:
- a CDS encoding AIR synthase family protein yields the protein MDIGKVPLEILKKHVFSNLRTDKNLLLLPNIGEDCAAVDIEGEIAVLTTDPITAGDSMSGFLSVIVACNDLAAAGAQPLGVLTTVLLPPGSDEDDFAYILTQIRDACNKLNIHLLGGHSEVTTAVTRPLIVSTGFGKVKKELLISTGGAKPGDKIVITKTIGLEGTFILYNKYKEKLKDILNSHEEKEIESFVEKLSVVKEGMIAREYASSMHDITEGGLFGAIYEVCRASGKGAVIYEDMINLSGAVQKVCAFFNLNPYKLISSGSMLITTNMADELVKKLWQNGIECCIVGEIIEKPNIEFISKSGEKTYINELPIDEIYKVV from the coding sequence TTGGATATAGGAAAGGTACCTTTAGAAATACTTAAGAAGCATGTCTTTAGTAATTTAAGAACAGACAAAAATCTTTTGTTACTTCCTAATATTGGAGAAGATTGTGCTGCTGTGGATATCGAAGGAGAAATAGCTGTTCTTACTACCGACCCAATTACAGCAGGCGACAGTATGAGTGGTTTTTTGTCGGTGATTGTTGCCTGTAACGATTTGGCAGCAGCTGGTGCACAGCCACTTGGGGTACTTACTACTGTGCTTCTTCCTCCCGGGAGTGATGAGGATGATTTTGCGTATATATTGACCCAAATAAGAGATGCTTGCAATAAATTAAACATCCATCTCTTAGGCGGACATAGCGAAGTGACAACTGCAGTTACAAGACCATTGATTGTTTCAACGGGCTTTGGAAAGGTAAAAAAAGAACTTCTTATTTCTACAGGTGGAGCAAAGCCGGGTGATAAAATTGTTATCACAAAAACAATAGGTTTAGAAGGCACTTTTATTTTATATAACAAGTATAAAGAAAAACTGAAGGATATATTAAATAGCCACGAAGAAAAAGAAATAGAAAGTTTTGTAGAAAAATTAAGTGTTGTGAAGGAGGGAATGATAGCAAGAGAATATGCCTCCAGTATGCATGATATTACAGAAGGCGGACTTTTTGGAGCTATATATGAGGTGTGTAGAGCATCAGGTAAAGGAGCTGTAATATATGAAGATATGATAAATCTCAGTGGTGCAGTTCAGAAAGTGTGCGCTTTTTTTAATTTAAATCCATATAAGCTTATCTCAAGTGGAAGTATGTTAATTACGACAAACATGGCAGATGAGCTGGTTAAAAAGCTTTGGCAAAATGGCATTGAATGCTGTATAGTTGGAGAAATTATAGAAAAACCGAATATAGAATTTATTTCTAAAAGCGGAGAAAAAACTTATATCAATGAGTTGCCAATAGATGAAATATATAAAGTTGTGTAG
- a CDS encoding tRNA threonylcarbamoyladenosine dehydratase, whose protein sequence is MIGPADIFQRTMMLIGEDKIEKLSKAKIAVCGLGGVGSFAFEALVRCGVGNFVIVDKDRVVPSNLNRQLIAAIPNIGRYKVDIAHERAVEINPFVKIEIIPNKITSENIYKIFGNKNLDYILDAIDDIGAKVALIKFATKENIKIISCMGMGNRINPLLIKVSDIYSTRYCPLAKKLRSILRKENIKSLKVVYSEEKPSKPDYRYLKEESEKKHVPASISFVPPVAGFIMAYEVVKDLVFGD, encoded by the coding sequence TTGATAGGTCCAGCAGATATTTTCCAAAGAACTATGATGCTGATTGGAGAAGATAAGATTGAAAAACTGTCAAAGGCAAAAATAGCAGTATGTGGGCTTGGTGGAGTTGGAAGTTTTGCGTTTGAAGCTCTTGTTCGTTGTGGAGTAGGAAATTTTGTTATTGTTGACAAAGATAGAGTTGTTCCCTCTAACTTGAACCGTCAACTGATAGCTGCAATTCCAAATATAGGTAGATATAAAGTGGATATTGCACATGAAAGGGCAGTTGAAATTAATCCTTTTGTGAAAATAGAGATAATACCAAATAAAATTACATCTGAGAATATTTATAAGATTTTTGGGAATAAGAATTTAGATTATATATTAGATGCAATAGATGATATTGGGGCAAAGGTTGCACTTATAAAATTTGCTACAAAAGAGAACATAAAAATAATAAGCTGTATGGGTATGGGCAATAGGATAAATCCTTTGCTTATAAAAGTTTCTGATATATATTCTACACGTTATTGTCCACTCGCTAAAAAACTTAGAAGTATTCTGAGAAAAGAAAATATTAAGAGTTTAAAGGTTGTGTACTCTGAGGAAAAACCATCAAAACCCGATTATAGATATTTAAAAGAAGAGTCAGAGAAAAAGCATGTACCAGCAAGTATTTCGTTTGTTCCACCTGTTGCAGGATTTATTATGGCTTATGAGGTGGTAAAGGACTTGGTTTTTGGTGATTAA
- a CDS encoding DivIVA domain-containing protein, whose product MNTYKFARTFRGFKPSSVIEYLNNLEMTYEKEIKEKQEKIEELKKENEELKNTLKKLEEELSKLNEQKIKIAELLIIAQEKAEGIVSKAIEEGENKKRALLAEIEEHEKLLQNLKDEIKRIKGELQSFISKFDEKTVRDSQSELQEESSIM is encoded by the coding sequence ATGAATACATACAAATTTGCAAGAACTTTTAGGGGTTTTAAACCAAGCTCTGTTATAGAGTATTTAAATAATTTGGAGATGACCTATGAAAAGGAAATAAAAGAAAAACAGGAAAAGATTGAAGAACTTAAGAAGGAAAATGAGGAGCTAAAAAATACTTTGAAAAAGCTTGAGGAAGAGCTTTCAAAATTGAACGAACAGAAAATAAAAATAGCAGAACTTCTCATAATTGCTCAGGAAAAAGCAGAGGGTATCGTATCAAAAGCAATTGAAGAAGGAGAAAATAAAAAAAGAGCTCTTCTTGCTGAAATTGAAGAGCATGAAAAACTTCTTCAAAATTTAAAAGACGAAATAAAGCGAATAAAAGGAGAACTTCAATCCTTCATTTCAAAATTTGATGAAAAAACTGTGAGAGATTCTCAATCTGAACTTCAAGAAGAGAGTAGCATTATGTAA
- a CDS encoding S1C family serine protease, whose product MTDKFDFETPNYQPSYSPINFEIPKTIRKKKSVKEYIVAGLIGGLIGAILMSIFFMAYFGVNFNNFKNDINSTLNSFNLNNSTATEPITKTVVLNSGNSSFVTDVAQKVGPAVVGIKNKGTAYNWWTDEEQEITIGEGSGVIISKDGYVVTNNHVVSGAKSVSVILSGEKEVPATIVGTDALSDIALLKIDPKYVKAVAPLGDSSKVKVGEFVVAIGNPLGQEFAGTVTFGVVSAVNRKLDMGNGVQIPLIQTDAAINPGNSGGALVNSSGEVIGINTAKISQTGVEGMGFAIPINYVKPIINDLMKYKKVLRPTIGISVMEYYDRSGNIMGMYISKVYPGTGAAKAGLKEGDIILQIDGKKVTTFSDIQSILSNHKIGDVITIRVLRDGQTKDFKVTLGTPVNTTTND is encoded by the coding sequence ATGACAGATAAATTTGATTTTGAAACTCCAAACTATCAACCATCTTACAGTCCCATAAATTTTGAGATTCCAAAAACGATAAGAAAGAAAAAGTCAGTAAAAGAATATATAGTTGCAGGGCTTATAGGTGGTTTAATAGGTGCTATTTTAATGTCAATATTTTTTATGGCATATTTTGGTGTTAATTTTAATAATTTTAAAAATGATATTAACTCTACGTTGAACAGTTTCAACTTGAATAATTCCACTGCTACAGAACCTATTACAAAAACAGTTGTACTTAATTCTGGTAACAGTTCATTTGTGACAGATGTGGCACAAAAGGTTGGTCCAGCTGTTGTTGGAATTAAAAACAAAGGAACAGCTTATAACTGGTGGACAGATGAAGAACAGGAAATTACAATAGGTGAGGGCTCTGGGGTTATAATTAGTAAAGATGGTTATGTTGTAACAAACAACCATGTAGTATCAGGTGCAAAATCTGTGTCCGTGATTTTATCAGGCGAAAAAGAAGTTCCAGCTACAATTGTTGGTACAGACGCTTTGAGTGATATAGCGCTTTTAAAAATTGACCCGAAATATGTAAAGGCTGTTGCTCCACTTGGAGATTCATCAAAAGTAAAAGTTGGGGAGTTTGTAGTTGCAATAGGAAATCCTCTGGGACAAGAGTTTGCTGGGACGGTTACATTTGGTGTTGTGAGCGCGGTCAATAGAAAGCTTGATATGGGAAATGGCGTTCAGATTCCTTTAATTCAAACTGATGCTGCAATAAATCCAGGTAACAGTGGAGGAGCACTTGTAAATAGTAGTGGTGAGGTTATTGGCATTAACACAGCGAAGATTTCTCAAACAGGTGTTGAAGGAATGGGCTTTGCTATTCCAATAAACTATGTAAAACCGATTATAAACGATTTGATGAAATATAAAAAGGTTTTAAGGCCAACCATAGGTATATCTGTTATGGAGTACTATGACAGGTCTGGCAACATTATGGGGATGTATATTTCAAAGGTTTATCCAGGTACAGGTGCAGCAAAAGCTGGTTTGAAAGAAGGAGATATAATTTTGCAGATAGATGGTAAGAAAGTTACTACATTTTCAGATATTCAATCAATACTTTCAAATCATAAGATTGGTGACGTAATAACCATAAGAGTACTGCGGGATGGTCAGACCAAGGACTTCAAAGTGACTTTGGGTACTCCTGTTAACACAACTACTAATGACTAA
- a CDS encoding acyl-CoA dehydratase activase has product MREELFLGIDIGSVSTNVVLIDKKGEVIESIYLRTQGKPIEILQKALGTLYEKYGDRLKIKGVGTTGSGRHLASLVVGADIVKNEITAHAKSAIFFVPDVRTIIEIGGQDSKIILIKDRIVIDFAMNTICAAGTGSFLDRQAERLNIPIEKFGEIAIKSQNPVRIAGRCAVFAESDMIHKQQLGHPCEDILFGLCLALARNYLANLAKGKRLESPILFQGGVAANIAMKKAFEELLGIQIIVPKYYNVMGAIGIALLAKERTKGLITKFRGFENIHRCKFETKGFECRDCSNYCEVVSFYNNGNLVARWGDKCQKYSSNRNYHIENSKNL; this is encoded by the coding sequence TTGAGAGAGGAGTTATTTCTTGGGATTGATATTGGTTCTGTTAGTACCAATGTAGTCTTGATTGATAAAAAAGGTGAAGTAATTGAAAGCATATATCTCAGAACCCAAGGAAAGCCTATTGAAATTTTACAAAAGGCTCTTGGCACTTTGTATGAAAAGTATGGAGACAGGTTGAAAATAAAAGGAGTTGGTACTACAGGGTCAGGAAGACATTTGGCATCGCTGGTGGTAGGAGCAGATATTGTAAAAAATGAGATAACTGCTCATGCAAAATCTGCAATCTTTTTTGTACCTGATGTAAGAACTATAATTGAAATAGGTGGACAAGATTCGAAAATAATTTTAATAAAAGATAGAATTGTTATTGATTTTGCTATGAATACAATCTGTGCTGCAGGAACAGGTTCTTTTTTAGATAGGCAAGCAGAAAGACTTAATATTCCAATAGAAAAATTTGGTGAGATAGCAATAAAATCACAAAATCCTGTAAGAATAGCTGGCAGGTGTGCTGTATTTGCTGAGTCAGATATGATTCACAAACAGCAGCTTGGACATCCTTGTGAAGATATTCTTTTTGGGCTGTGTTTAGCTCTGGCAAGAAACTATCTTGCTAATTTGGCAAAAGGAAAAAGGTTGGAAAGTCCAATACTATTTCAAGGAGGTGTTGCGGCAAATATAGCAATGAAAAAGGCATTCGAAGAGCTTCTTGGAATTCAGATTATAGTTCCCAAATACTATAATGTTATGGGGGCAATAGGTATTGCACTTTTGGCAAAAGAGAGGACAAAAGGTCTTATCACCAAATTCAGAGGTTTTGAAAACATACACAGGTGCAAATTTGAGACAAAAGGATTTGAGTGCCGTGATTGCTCAAACTATTGCGAGGTTGTTAGTTTTTATAATAATGGCAATTTAGTGGCAAGGTGGGGTGATAAATGCCAGAAATACTCATCTAATAGGAATTATCATATTGAAAACTCTAAAAATCTGTGA
- a CDS encoding NCS2 family permease, which yields MLENIFKLKERRTDVKTEVLAGFTTFITMAYIIFVNPSILSTTGLDKHAVFFATCIGAAVGTLIMALYANLPFALAPGMGLNAFFTYTVCLQMKYTPQQALAAVFISGIIFVIITAVGLRQAIVRSIPQSLKHAMTAGIGLFIAFIGFINSGIVVIDSGSKLPKFGDFTSAFKSLTNDPNINSAIISSRGAIVALIGLLIIGILIAKRVKGAIIIGIIITTVISFPLKIVDLSKFKFSLEAFKVSAFNFDFAGLFAAHGQGGGIGAVLLSLFAVILTFTLIDMFDSIGTFVGLADKAGMLDEKGDIPNMDRALMSDAIATIVGAIFGTSTVTTYIESAAGIEEGGRTGLTSFVTGILFILALVIAPFIGLVPSQATAPALIAVGVMMISSIKKIDFNDFEEALPAFLTIVIMPFTYSIANGISAGIIFYVLVKLLRGKAKEVHPITYILAILFILRFMVIAH from the coding sequence GTGTTAGAAAATATTTTCAAGCTTAAAGAAAGAAGAACTGATGTAAAGACAGAGGTATTAGCAGGTTTTACTACATTTATCACAATGGCATACATAATCTTTGTAAATCCTTCTATTCTCAGCACGACCGGATTAGATAAGCATGCTGTATTTTTTGCCACATGTATTGGTGCGGCAGTTGGAACGCTTATTATGGCACTCTATGCTAATCTTCCATTTGCTCTTGCACCTGGGATGGGACTTAACGCTTTCTTTACCTACACTGTGTGCCTTCAAATGAAATATACTCCACAGCAAGCATTAGCAGCAGTATTTATATCAGGTATTATATTTGTTATCATCACGGCAGTTGGTCTCAGACAAGCTATAGTTCGTTCTATACCTCAATCTTTAAAACATGCCATGACAGCTGGTATTGGACTTTTTATAGCTTTTATCGGGTTTATAAATAGTGGAATAGTAGTAATAGACTCCGGTTCTAAACTTCCAAAGTTCGGCGATTTTACATCTGCTTTTAAGTCTTTGACAAATGATCCCAATATAAACTCAGCAATAATATCTTCTCGAGGTGCGATTGTTGCTCTTATAGGTCTTTTAATTATAGGAATTTTAATTGCAAAAAGAGTAAAAGGTGCAATTATTATTGGAATAATTATAACAACGGTAATAAGCTTTCCTTTGAAAATTGTGGATTTGTCGAAATTTAAATTTTCGTTGGAAGCATTTAAAGTCTCTGCCTTTAACTTTGATTTTGCAGGTTTGTTTGCGGCACATGGTCAAGGAGGCGGCATTGGTGCAGTTCTTCTTAGTCTTTTTGCGGTGATACTGACATTTACTCTCATAGATATGTTTGATAGCATCGGGACATTTGTAGGTCTTGCTGATAAGGCTGGGATGCTTGATGAAAAAGGAGATATACCAAATATGGACAGGGCATTGATGTCTGATGCGATTGCAACAATTGTTGGGGCTATCTTTGGTACTTCTACAGTTACAACTTATATTGAAAGTGCAGCTGGTATCGAAGAAGGTGGAAGAACAGGTCTCACATCATTTGTTACAGGTATTTTGTTTATCCTTGCATTGGTGATTGCGCCGTTTATAGGGCTTGTGCCATCCCAGGCAACTGCTCCAGCGTTAATTGCTGTTGGTGTGATGATGATAAGTTCTATCAAAAAGATTGACTTTAATGATTTTGAAGAAGCTCTTCCAGCATTTTTAACAATTGTAATTATGCCGTTTACTTACAGCATTGCAAATGGTATTTCAGCAGGTATTATATTCTATGTTTTGGTTAAACTTTTAAGAGGAAAAGCAAAAGAGGTTCATCCAATAACATACATTCTTGCTATACTCTTTATTTTGAGATTTATGGTTATTGCACATTAA
- a CDS encoding response regulator transcription factor: MKILVIDDDVKICEVIKLYLEKEGFEVVIAHNGMDGIAMFKNEMPNLVILDIMLPKKDGYEVCRELRKISNIPIIMLTAKGETFDKVLGLELGADDYIVKPFDPKELIARIKAVLRRTQGEVNDEKVVVYPNLTVNLTTYEVKLEDKVIDMPPKEIELLYFLASHPNKVFTREQLLDHIWGYNFVGDTRTVDVHIKRIREKIEKDKYPWKIKTVWGVGYKFEI, encoded by the coding sequence ATGAAAATCCTTGTCATTGATGATGATGTAAAGATATGTGAGGTAATAAAACTTTACTTAGAAAAAGAAGGGTTTGAAGTAGTAATTGCTCACAATGGTATGGATGGAATTGCTATGTTCAAAAATGAAATGCCCAACCTTGTTATACTGGACATTATGCTGCCCAAAAAAGACGGATATGAAGTATGTAGAGAACTTAGAAAAATCAGTAACATTCCAATTATAATGCTCACTGCAAAGGGAGAGACATTTGATAAGGTACTTGGGCTAGAACTGGGAGCAGATGACTACATTGTAAAACCGTTTGATCCAAAAGAACTAATTGCACGAATAAAAGCAGTACTGCGAAGAACACAGGGTGAAGTCAATGATGAAAAGGTTGTTGTATATCCAAATCTAACAGTAAATCTCACTACATATGAGGTAAAACTTGAAGATAAAGTAATAGATATGCCGCCGAAAGAGATAGAGCTTTTGTATTTCTTAGCATCACATCCCAACAAGGTGTTCACAAGAGAGCAACTTCTTGACCATATATGGGGTTACAACTTTGTTGGAGACACTCGTACAGTTGATGTACACATCAAAAGAATAAGAGAAAAGATTGAAAAGGACAAATATCCTTGGAAGATAAAGACTGTATGGGGTGTAGGTTATAAGTTTGAAATTTAG
- the pgsA gene encoding CDP-diacylglycerol--glycerol-3-phosphate 3-phosphatidyltransferase, producing MLNLPNILTILRFVLVPVFAAIFLSHLKYNYLIALSIFLLSGLTDVLDGFIARRYNMVTQFGKLFDPLADKLMILTVLWCLVLKEYIPSWVFYIVLAKEIFMILGSALLYGKIKIVVSANIYGKISTFLFYIAIVSLILRWQISFPTLILALIFAIFALVMYVSKYVNEYKRLKSTSRE from the coding sequence TTGTTGAATCTTCCAAATATTCTCACAATTTTAAGATTTGTATTGGTACCAGTATTTGCTGCAATATTTCTTTCTCATCTGAAGTACAATTATCTTATAGCGCTGAGTATATTTTTATTATCAGGACTCACTGATGTTTTGGATGGTTTTATTGCACGAAGATACAATATGGTTACACAATTTGGAAAGCTATTTGACCCGCTTGCAGACAAGTTGATGATACTTACAGTCTTGTGGTGCCTTGTTTTGAAAGAATATATACCTTCATGGGTTTTTTATATTGTGCTTGCAAAAGAGATTTTTATGATATTAGGTTCGGCTCTCTTATATGGGAAGATAAAAATAGTGGTTTCTGCTAATATCTATGGGAAAATTTCAACTTTTTTGTTTTACATAGCCATTGTCTCGTTAATTTTGAGATGGCAGATATCCTTTCCTACTCTCATATTAGCTTTAATTTTTGCTATTTTTGCACTTGTGATGTATGTATCAAAATATGTAAATGAATATAAAAGACTCAAAAGCACCTCCCGTGAATAA
- a CDS encoding sensor histidine kinase has product MKSIYFKFVVTYTIIIAVGFLIFGTVLNNLTENYFVSQKQTQLVREAEKIATGLALWYITGFLEQDRLRFEIRFLRDYLNASILLINKNANVILNSDEQVYIDDLNLQKIRDKVFEGEIAVKKLLIGDMIKREYLVIGYPVVINNHVVSGLLLITSTDEIRQTLKMYNKIIWLITLFEVLVVLIITYALTQRIITPIKKLAQASRKIAEGDFSQKIPIPNNSDDEISELISSFNYMTEKLENLEMMRKSFISNVSHELRSPLTSIRGFVEGILDKTIPDDKKDFYLTLVKEEVIKLNNLINQLLELSRLEWGKINLNLSEFKIYSVIVEELIKFEKRIEEKEIDVTLQVDEELVVKADRDLISRVVHNLLDNAIKYNKVGGKIYIYSEVVNGKAYITIQDTGVGIPERLQKLIWERFYKVDESRSLENGVGLGLSIVKEIIKLHKQNIWVESEEGVGSKFTFTLDLK; this is encoded by the coding sequence TTGAAATCTATATATTTTAAATTTGTGGTGACATATACAATCATAATTGCAGTTGGATTTTTAATTTTTGGGACAGTGCTCAATAACCTTACAGAAAACTATTTTGTCTCTCAAAAACAGACTCAGCTTGTTCGTGAAGCTGAAAAGATAGCAACTGGACTTGCTCTTTGGTATATAACAGGGTTTTTGGAACAGGATAGACTTAGGTTCGAGATTAGATTTTTGAGAGATTATTTGAATGCTTCAATCCTGCTGATAAATAAAAATGCAAATGTAATATTAAACTCAGATGAACAGGTTTATATAGATGATTTGAATTTGCAGAAAATAAGAGACAAGGTCTTTGAAGGAGAAATTGCTGTAAAAAAGCTTCTTATAGGGGATATGATCAAAAGAGAATATCTTGTGATAGGGTATCCGGTTGTGATAAATAACCATGTTGTCTCAGGACTGCTTCTTATCACCTCAACCGATGAAATAAGACAGACATTAAAGATGTATAATAAAATAATTTGGCTGATTACATTGTTTGAAGTTTTAGTTGTTTTGATAATAACATATGCACTGACTCAAAGGATTATAACTCCCATTAAAAAGCTTGCACAGGCTTCAAGAAAAATAGCTGAAGGTGATTTTTCACAAAAAATTCCTATTCCAAACAATAGTGATGACGAGATTAGCGAACTTATCTCATCTTTTAATTATATGACTGAAAAATTAGAAAACTTGGAGATGATGCGAAAAAGTTTTATCTCGAATGTGTCACATGAGCTCAGGTCTCCTCTTACCTCTATAAGAGGATTTGTAGAGGGTATATTGGATAAGACTATTCCAGACGACAAAAAAGATTTTTATCTGACCCTTGTAAAAGAAGAGGTTATAAAACTTAACAATTTGATTAATCAACTTTTAGAATTGTCGAGACTTGAGTGGGGGAAAATAAATCTTAATTTGAGTGAATTTAAGATTTATTCTGTAATTGTAGAGGAGCTAATTAAGTTTGAGAAACGAATAGAAGAAAAAGAAATAGATGTAACTCTGCAAGTTGACGAAGAACTTGTTGTCAAGGCAGATAGGGATTTGATAAGCAGGGTTGTTCACAATCTTCTTGACAATGCTATAAAGTATAACAAGGTTGGCGGGAAGATATATATATATTCTGAAGTAGTAAATGGTAAAGCTTATATAACAATACAGGATACAGGCGTGGGTATTCCTGAAAGGCTACAAAAGCTTATCTGGGAAAGGTTTTATAAGGTTGATGAGTCAAGAAGCCTTGAAAATGGAGTTGGGTTAGGGCTTTCAATTGTAAAAGAGATTATAAAGCTTCATAAACAGAACATCTGGGTTGAAAGCGAGGAAGGAGTTGGTTCTAAGTTTACATTCACACTGGATTTAAAATAA
- the pdaB gene encoding polysaccharide deacetylase family sporulation protein PdaB has translation MIRVFNISKIMKLVLITILVLLTINTIFIYSRLTVEVINQKKLLPIYCVDRNDKKIALTFDAAWGNDDTKELLSILKKFNAKATFFLVGFWVEKYPEDVKNIFSQGHEIGSHSDKHLHMSRLSESEIIKDVKSCEEKIMRIIHKKPVVFRPPYGDYSNTLIRTLSSLGYYVIQWDVDSLDWKDLSAQEIAQRVLKRVKSGSIVLFHNNAKNTKYALPMILNTLTQQGYEFVTVSELIYKDGYYIDHQGVQRKVVR, from the coding sequence ATGATAAGAGTGTTTAACATTTCCAAAATTATGAAGCTGGTCCTAATCACAATTCTTGTTTTGCTTACAATAAATACTATATTTATCTATTCAAGGCTAACTGTAGAGGTTATAAATCAAAAAAAGCTTCTACCAATTTACTGTGTTGACAGAAATGACAAGAAAATAGCGTTAACATTCGATGCTGCATGGGGAAACGACGATACAAAAGAACTGCTTAGTATACTCAAAAAATTCAATGCAAAAGCTACTTTTTTCCTTGTAGGATTTTGGGTAGAGAAATATCCTGAAGATGTAAAAAATATCTTCAGTCAAGGGCATGAAATAGGAAGCCATTCTGACAAGCATCTTCACATGTCAAGATTATCTGAATCTGAGATAATTAAAGATGTCAAAAGCTGTGAAGAAAAAATTATGAGAATTATTCATAAAAAGCCAGTGGTTTTTAGACCTCCATATGGCGATTACAGTAACACTTTAATAAGAACTCTTTCTTCCTTGGGATATTATGTTATCCAATGGGATGTTGATTCACTTGATTGGAAAGATTTATCTGCACAAGAGATTGCACAGAGAGTATTAAAGAGAGTAAAAAGTGGCTCTATCGTATTGTTTCATAATAATGCAAAAAATACTAAATATGCTTTGCCAATGATATTAAATACACTTACCCAGCAAGGGTATGAATTTGTTACAGTTTCAGAACTTATATACAAAGATGGTTATTATATTGACCATCAAGGTGTTCAGAGGAAAGTAGTAAGGTAA
- a CDS encoding single-stranded DNA-binding protein has translation MSQNPLENNRVYLCGKVVTPLNFSHESFGEKFFTFKLEVPRLSQQKDILIVTVSDRLLINVNLEAGSLVEVLGQFRSYNNPSNVGNRIILTVFARDIKNVESIDPSKNINEIFLNGYVCKKPQYRTTPLGREITDILLAVNRLYGKSDYIPCIAWGRNARFASTFQIGDNIKIWGRVQSRDYQKKLEDGRVEIRTAYEVSIFKLERVEKSENVS, from the coding sequence ATGTCTCAAAATCCTTTGGAAAACAACAGAGTTTACTTATGTGGAAAGGTTGTTACTCCACTTAATTTTAGTCATGAGAGTTTTGGTGAGAAATTTTTTACTTTTAAGCTTGAAGTTCCAAGGCTCTCTCAGCAAAAGGATATTTTAATTGTAACAGTTTCTGATAGACTTTTAATCAATGTAAATCTTGAAGCGGGAAGCTTAGTAGAAGTATTAGGACAGTTTAGGTCATACAACAATCCTTCAAATGTGGGAAACAGAATCATCTTAACAGTATTTGCAAGGGACATTAAAAATGTTGAGAGCATTGACCCTTCGAAGAATATCAATGAGATATTCTTAAATGGATATGTGTGCAAAAAACCTCAGTACCGTACCACGCCTTTAGGAAGAGAAATAACAGATATTTTGCTCGCCGTAAATAGGCTATACGGGAAGTCAGATTATATACCTTGTATTGCTTGGGGAAGAAATGCTCGTTTTGCAAGTACCTTTCAAATAGGTGATAACATAAAAATATGGGGAAGAGTGCAAAGTAGAGATTATCAAAAGAAATTGGAAGATGGTAGAGTAGAGATAAGAACTGCTTACGAGGTTTCTATATTTAAGCTTGAAAGAGTAGAAAAGAGTGAGAATGTAAGCTAA
- a CDS encoding phage holin family protein, with protein sequence MSEKTEKRYASWLGIIVRFVVASFMMLLMQLIYPNFVFSNWMIGTALIVAISVITYIIERITTLYRTPIGRGIIAFLVTFAILYFGNMSVPGIKVPIIANLITSFVVGMFDIFLPDRVF encoded by the coding sequence ATGAGTGAAAAAACTGAAAAAAGGTATGCAAGCTGGCTTGGCATAATTGTAAGATTTGTTGTTGCTTCTTTTATGATGCTTTTGATGCAGCTAATCTACCCCAACTTTGTATTCAGTAATTGGATGATAGGAACAGCTTTAATTGTAGCAATATCTGTGATAACATATATAATTGAGAGAATAACAACACTTTATAGAACCCCTATAGGAAGAGGAATAATTGCTTTTTTAGTAACTTTTGCTATTTTATATTTTGGTAATATGTCAGTACCAGGTATTAAAGTACCCATTATAGCTAACTTGATTACCTCTTTTGTTGTAGGGATGTTTGATATATTTTTGCCAGATAGGGTATTTTAA